In the genome of Streptomyces globosus, one region contains:
- a CDS encoding ATP-binding protein codes for MPLTDTEWGVVTAWVRDYLLDTPDPHDRLRQAGYPPAFIGSLSLTAKAGDNAAALVRAVRQSITAQLFLLDVLLTLDELTSQFQPQVLALRVRIADDERVHVSDQDHFRAGVLRNGAEVFIDRAQLRERLREFLADPEKTVLVVDGEPDSGRSYSYSLIRYLGQHCGFRPVRVTLTHTTTAARLIRQIAARLNPEAEPPQLNPTPLNDPLSAHEWAVQQIVTRATAAPEAFWIILDECDRLASTSDAWDAIGQLAQALFEHGPEPEGTAPRLVLLGYPGTMPQLPYEIRKTVCRDTARILGRDDVDDFFRTYFTQAPVPPAEALRLAAASAAAVWEAAQAPASGDSLMRRLCTAAETAVGAWRSLAPGADYAGLLHRELGAPAALEPAAPSEERRAYRQAACLLVRFEPDTLRLPGEAEPSGRAQQELVDDCTTLTTNPPVWTMRDDTREAALADLPGPAAARRCLEANLAQVQAGPAPERIALAYLSGRPPDAGRLDADALAAAHQAVLWLSRIPGTAGIPDPGQLERLLERVRLLQPLRRLLEE; via the coding sequence ATGCCGCTCACCGACACCGAATGGGGCGTGGTCACCGCCTGGGTGCGGGACTACCTCCTGGACACCCCCGACCCCCACGACCGCCTCCGGCAGGCCGGGTACCCGCCCGCGTTCATCGGCTCGCTCAGCCTCACCGCCAAGGCCGGGGACAACGCCGCCGCCCTGGTCCGGGCCGTGCGGCAGAGCATCACCGCCCAGCTCTTCCTCCTCGACGTCCTGCTCACCCTCGACGAACTCACCAGCCAGTTCCAGCCGCAGGTCCTCGCCCTCCGGGTCAGGATCGCCGACGACGAGCGCGTGCACGTCTCCGACCAGGACCACTTCCGCGCCGGCGTGCTCCGCAACGGCGCAGAGGTGTTCATCGACCGCGCGCAGCTGCGCGAACGGCTGAGGGAGTTCCTCGCCGACCCCGAGAAGACCGTCCTCGTCGTCGACGGCGAACCCGACAGCGGGCGCTCCTACAGCTACAGCCTCATCCGCTACCTCGGCCAGCACTGCGGATTCCGCCCGGTCCGCGTGACGCTGACGCACACCACGACCGCCGCCCGGCTGATCCGGCAGATCGCCGCACGCCTCAACCCGGAGGCCGAGCCGCCGCAGTTGAATCCGACACCGTTGAACGATCCACTGTCCGCGCACGAATGGGCCGTCCAGCAGATCGTCACCCGTGCCACCGCGGCCCCCGAGGCCTTCTGGATCATCCTCGACGAGTGCGACCGGCTCGCCTCGACCTCCGATGCCTGGGACGCCATCGGCCAGCTGGCCCAGGCCCTGTTCGAGCACGGGCCCGAACCCGAGGGCACCGCGCCCCGGCTGGTCCTGCTCGGCTACCCCGGGACGATGCCGCAGCTGCCGTACGAGATCCGCAAGACCGTGTGCCGGGACACGGCCCGCATCCTCGGACGCGACGACGTGGACGACTTCTTCCGCACGTACTTCACCCAGGCCCCCGTACCCCCCGCGGAAGCCCTCCGCCTGGCCGCGGCCTCCGCGGCGGCGGTGTGGGAGGCCGCACAGGCGCCCGCCTCCGGCGACAGCCTCATGCGCAGGCTGTGCACGGCCGCCGAGACCGCCGTCGGCGCCTGGCGGTCCCTGGCGCCCGGCGCCGACTACGCCGGCCTGCTGCACCGCGAGCTCGGCGCCCCGGCCGCCCTGGAGCCAGCGGCCCCGTCCGAGGAGCGCCGGGCCTACCGGCAGGCCGCCTGCCTCCTCGTCCGCTTCGAACCGGACACCCTGCGCCTGCCCGGCGAAGCCGAACCCTCCGGCCGCGCCCAGCAGGAACTCGTCGACGACTGCACGACGCTCACCACGAACCCGCCCGTCTGGACCATGCGCGACGACACCCGGGAGGCCGCCCTCGCCGACCTGCCCGGGCCGGCCGCCGCCCGGCGCTGCCTGGAGGCCAACCTCGCCCAGGTGCAGGCCGGCCCGGCACCGGAGCGCATCGCCCTCGCCTACCTCAGCGGGCGGCCCCCGGATGCCGGGCGGCTCGACGCGGACGCCCTCGCCGCCGCCCACCAGGCCGTGCTCTGGCTGTCCCGGATCCCCGGCACCGCCGGGATCCCCGACCCCGGGCAGCTCGAGCGCCTGCTGGAGCGGGTGCGCCTCCTCCAGCCGCTGCGCCGCCTGTTGGAGGAGTGA
- a CDS encoding caspase family protein, protein MPAGLSVHVGLNSVDPAAYGGWDGRLLACENDARDMAAVARAAGFEPTVLLTPEGTVDRVTAELRKAAGRLDDGDILLFTYSGHGGQVPDEEGDEPDALDETLVLFDRQFLDDELHREFRRFSPGVRIFCLLDCCHSGTATEAASQSGGEGGAAVRVMPAVRQQQLFERDREFYQELQRELRKNGVDGEPGTLLISACQDDQFALDGRVNGAFTEALLRVWDAGAFSGAYRDFHRAIRERLPRTQVPNLHTTGSPSPEFLGQKPFTV, encoded by the coding sequence GTGCCCGCAGGACTCTCCGTCCACGTAGGACTCAACAGCGTCGACCCCGCCGCGTACGGCGGGTGGGACGGCCGGCTGCTGGCGTGCGAGAACGACGCGCGCGACATGGCGGCGGTCGCCCGGGCCGCCGGCTTCGAGCCGACGGTGCTGCTCACCCCCGAGGGCACCGTGGACCGCGTCACGGCCGAGCTGCGCAAGGCCGCGGGGCGGCTGGACGACGGTGACATCCTGCTGTTCACGTACTCCGGCCACGGCGGCCAGGTCCCCGACGAGGAGGGCGACGAGCCGGACGCCCTCGACGAGACCCTCGTCCTCTTCGACCGCCAGTTCCTCGACGACGAGCTGCACCGGGAGTTCCGCCGCTTCTCCCCCGGCGTGCGGATCTTCTGCCTGCTGGACTGCTGCCACAGCGGGACGGCCACCGAGGCCGCCTCGCAGTCCGGCGGCGAGGGGGGTGCGGCGGTCCGCGTCATGCCCGCCGTACGCCAGCAGCAGCTCTTCGAACGCGACCGGGAGTTCTACCAGGAGCTCCAGCGCGAGCTGCGCAAGAACGGGGTGGACGGCGAGCCCGGCACCCTGCTGATCTCCGCCTGCCAGGACGACCAGTTCGCCCTCGACGGCCGGGTGAACGGCGCGTTCACCGAAGCCCTGCTGCGCGTGTGGGACGCGGGGGCCTTCTCCGGCGCCTACCGGGACTTCCACCGGGCCATCCGGGAGCGGCTGCCGCGCACGCAGGTGCCCAACCTGCACACCACCGGCAGCCCGTCGCCGGAGTTCCTCGGGCAGAAGCCCTTCACCGTCTGA
- a CDS encoding DUF5302 domain-containing protein produces MAQESDAPQDESPAEEAKRRFREALERNARNARAQQAHQSRTKIQGISSGAGGGQKRTRRKAG; encoded by the coding sequence ATGGCACAGGAGTCGGACGCGCCGCAGGACGAGTCGCCCGCCGAGGAGGCCAAGCGCAGGTTCCGCGAGGCCCTGGAGCGCAACGCGCGCAACGCGCGGGCCCAGCAGGCCCACCAGAGCCGGACGAAGATCCAGGGCATCAGCTCCGGGGCAGGCGGCGGGCAGAAGCGGACCCGCCGCAAGGCCGGCTGA
- a CDS encoding rodlin codes for MLKKLMATTAATAAVLGAGAAAASPAMAIGNDNGVNTVNGNDSAQIYGNQETKGAMSPQLGLVQGSLNKLCVGLPAKVNAQSLIGALNIGVQDINVLSNPMNQQCAENSTQAKGDESLSHILDNIPVLSGNLSAGS; via the coding sequence ATGCTCAAGAAGCTCATGGCCACGACCGCCGCCACCGCAGCCGTGCTGGGCGCCGGTGCCGCGGCCGCCTCCCCGGCGATGGCCATCGGCAACGACAACGGCGTCAACACCGTCAACGGCAACGACTCCGCGCAGATCTACGGCAACCAGGAGACCAAGGGCGCGATGAGCCCCCAGCTGGGCCTGGTCCAGGGCTCGCTGAACAAGCTCTGCGTCGGCCTGCCCGCCAAGGTCAACGCCCAGTCGCTGATCGGCGCCCTCAACATCGGCGTCCAGGACATCAACGTCCTGTCCAACCCGATGAACCAGCAGTGCGCCGAGAACTCCACCCAGGCCAAGGGCGACGAGTCCCTCTCCCACATCCTGGACAACATCCCGGTCCTCTCCGGCAACCTCTCCGCCGGCAGCTGA
- a CDS encoding glycoside hydrolase family 19 protein — MRRRALALAAAAAAALGIAAALPASPAAAAPACATAWASSAVYTGGSTASHNGRNWQAKWWTQGETPGTTGQWGVWSDQGACGTGGGTDPDPGTDPSGFVVTEDQFNRMFPNRNPFYTYRGLVAALSAYPGFANTGDDTTRRREAAAFLANVSHETGGLVHIVEQNTANYPHYCDAARPYGCPAGQAAYYGRGPIQLSWNFNYKAAGDALGINLLGDPYLVERDPAVAMKTALWYWNTQNGPGTMTAHAAMTNGSGFGETIRSINGALECNGGNPAQVQSRVNAYRNFTEMLGTTPGPNLTC; from the coding sequence CTGCGCCGTCGCGCCCTCGCCCTCGCCGCCGCCGCGGCCGCCGCCCTCGGCATCGCCGCGGCCCTGCCCGCCTCCCCGGCCGCCGCCGCACCGGCCTGCGCCACCGCCTGGGCCTCCTCCGCCGTCTACACCGGGGGCTCGACCGCCTCGCACAACGGCCGCAACTGGCAGGCCAAGTGGTGGACCCAGGGCGAGACGCCCGGCACCACCGGCCAGTGGGGCGTCTGGTCCGACCAGGGGGCCTGCGGCACCGGCGGCGGTACGGACCCGGACCCGGGCACCGATCCGTCCGGGTTCGTCGTCACCGAGGACCAGTTCAACCGCATGTTCCCGAACCGGAACCCCTTCTACACCTACCGCGGCCTCGTGGCGGCCCTGTCCGCCTACCCGGGCTTCGCCAACACGGGCGACGACACCACCAGGCGCCGGGAGGCCGCCGCCTTCCTCGCGAACGTCTCGCACGAAACAGGCGGGCTCGTCCACATCGTCGAGCAGAACACCGCGAACTACCCGCACTACTGCGACGCCGCCCGGCCCTACGGCTGCCCCGCCGGCCAGGCCGCCTACTACGGCCGCGGACCCATCCAGCTCAGCTGGAACTTCAACTACAAGGCGGCCGGCGACGCCCTCGGCATCAACCTGCTGGGCGACCCCTACCTGGTCGAGCGGGACCCGGCCGTCGCCATGAAGACCGCCCTGTGGTACTGGAACACCCAGAACGGCCCCGGCACCATGACCGCGCACGCCGCCATGACGAACGGCTCCGGCTTCGGCGAGACGATCCGCTCCATCAACGGCGCCCTGGAGTGCAACGGCGGCAACCCCGCCCAGGTCCAGAGCCGCGTGAACGCCTACCGGAACTTCACCGAGATGCTCGGCACCACCCCCGGGCCGAACCTCACCTGCTGA